Below is a genomic region from Zea mays cultivar B73 chromosome 9, Zm-B73-REFERENCE-NAM-5.0, whole genome shotgun sequence.
AGTACCTATTAGAGTGATCAAAACTCAGTACTTCTTTATATTTAGTTTACCTCATCAACTAGGGATTTCAGTGACTGCGCAAGCAATCCGTGAAGATGGTTGGGCTCTCTAGTGAACACATCCTCATGCTTCCTTCCAATAAATGTTAGAACCATTTGGCCACCAGACACGAGTTCCTCGTAGCGTAGCTTGAGGAAGAGGGAGAAGTCCTTCTCAAACTGCTGTTGAAACAACTTCACCATCGACGGTGGCATATTCTTTGTGATGTAGAtatctaggcatttatttttGGTGTCCTTCAGTTGTTCTGATGCCTATATATGTATATAAACACAAAAATGGGTTACACAAAAACACAACTATACGTTGTTTTAAAAGACTCAAAAAGTCAAAAGCATGGACACATCCAGCAGCCTGACAGGTAATGCATGATGATTTTCTGAGAAAAACATACAAAGTCACGTGTGAATGAACTGTATGCATGTGTACCTGAGAGTGCCAGTGAACGGAGAACAAAGAGTGGAAAAGGTGAACGCTTTCGCTAGGAAAGATCCTAGTGTAGAAGGAGCCTGACAAACCAGAGATATAGCACGGAGGCAGTGCCTCAGCTGCCTCACCCTTGTGGTTTCTTGCCATCGACTTATTGAACTGCTGGATGAGCAGGAAGAGATTGTTGAAGTCGTTTCCCGGCAGGTCATTCAGGAAGAACTGAAGTTGTGGGTAGTCATGTCGTCGGTCGTGTTCTTTGCAATGGCGAGCTATGATGCCAATCACCTCGGAGACGAAGCGCAGTGTGTTAGGCCCCGATGAGCAGCCTAAGTCGGCCACGACCATAGTTCGAGGGAGGAGAGCTGAGTATGCTGCTCTAGTGGCCTCCTCAAGGACTGGCTTGATCTGAAACATAACTTTCTCCTGTTGCCATCGAACAGAAACATGTAATACTTGATCTGGAACAGAAGCAGGTATATATATAGAGAACACACAGCTTGTACCACAGTACGTATGCAACAGTAGTAGCTGTGCATGCTGGAAATAAATAATGGAGAGTAGATCTTTTACCTGAATCCTAGAGTTTTTCGTGTAGCTAGTTTCTCCGTTCCCTGTGGCCATGTGGAGATCACGCTCGATTGTCATTGGCATGGCTGCAACCTGCAATCCGAGGCTTCAGCTATGGTGGAGAGAAGAGAAGTACCCAATCCAAAGCTCAGCACATACAAGCACAACACAGTTTTGCAATCTTATAGAAAAGTTTGCCATGTTTTTTGCACATGCTCCTCCGATCCTACAGCGCTATTATTACACATGAATCAGCTGCTCATTTGTGTTCGACGTCATCAACAGGATCTCATGAATTTTATGACCACAAATATTAATTCGTTTTTTTCGTCGGTCAAGCCAAAGTGCGATGAGTACGATGTAAACTATAAATAATACGATACGTTCATTGctagctgccaaacgaagtgtcaCTGTGATCATAATCATTCTGTTCATTTCTGCACTGCCAAACGAAGTGTCACTGTGCGGGGCTTGTGCATTGCTGGCGACCGGCCACCAACTCATGTGCCTCTGCGTCTGTACCACACAGATGGTCGCCAATCATCCGTTGTACAGAAAGTGGATAGAGATCGAGCATGTTCCCTAT
It encodes:
- the LOC103637798 gene encoding anthranilate O-methyltransferase 3 (The RefSeq protein has 2 substitutions compared to this genomic sequence), coding for MPMTIERDLHMATGNGETSYTKNSRIQEKVMFQIKPVLEEATRAAYSALLPQTMVVADLGCSSGPNTLRFVSEVIGIIARHCKEHDRRHDYPQLQFFLNDLPGNDFNNLFLLIQQFNKSMARNHKGEAAEALPPCYISGLPGSFYTRIFPSESVHLFHSLFSVHWHSQASEQLKDTKNKCLDIYITKNMPPSMVKLFQQQFEKDFSLFLKLRYEELVSGGQMVLTFIGRKHEDVFTREPNHLHGLLAQSLKSLVDEGLVEKEKLESFYLPFYSPSVGEVEAILKQVGLFNMNHVKVFEINWDPYDDSESDDVHNSIGSGENVAKCLRAVMESLVASQFGEHILDKLFKEFAHCIAEHLENEKTKHVVLVLSIEKAIIHV
- the LOC103637798 gene encoding anthranilate O-methyltransferase 3 isoform X1 codes for the protein MANFSIRLQNCVVLVAAMPMTIERDLHMATGNGETSYTKNSRIQEKVMFQIKPVLEEATRAAYSALLPRTMVVADLGCSSGPNTLRFVSEVIGIIARHCKEHDRRHDYPQLQFFLNDLPGNDFNNLFLLIQQFNKSMARNHKGEAAEALPPCYISGLSGSFYTRIFPSESVHLFHSLFSVHWHSQASEQLKDTKNKCLDIYITKNMPPSMVKLFQQQFEKDFSLFLKLRYEELVSGGQMVLTFIGRKHEDVFTREPNHLHGLLAQSLKSLVDEGLVEKEKLESFYLPFYSPSVGEVEAILKQVGLFNMNHVKVFEINWDPYDDSESDDVHNSIGSGENVAKCLRAVMESLVASQFGEHILDKLFKEFAHCIAEHLENEKTKHVVLVLSIEKAIIHV